A region of the Silene latifolia isolate original U9 population chromosome 9, ASM4854445v1, whole genome shotgun sequence genome:
CACTATGTTCCCCAGTTGTCACAACTTATTTACAGAAGAAACAAAGGAATTGTAAATCCAATTATTAACTTCAAGGGCTTTATGGTATGCGTTCTCCAGCCTCAGCTTGTAGGACTTTGGTTGCTCTCGCAGGTCAGACTATCCCATATATGACTCACTAATCCATCTGTGTTTTGACTAATGTCTACCAGGTGGGGAATGCTGTGATAGATGACTATCATGATTACATTGGTACATTTGAGTACTGGTGGACACATGCCTTGATTTCCGATTCAACCTACAGGAACCTAAGAAATTCTTGTCTATCTGGATCATCTCAGCACCCATCAGCTATATGCAACAAGGCTCTAGATGCTTCAGATGCCGAGTTTGGAAATATTGATCCGTACAGTATTTTCACTCGTCCCTGCAATTCTACCACAACCTTGAAGCGCAGGCTAAGGGGTCGTTATGTAAGTGACCGTTTTGCATTTTGCTATCGCGTTTTGTATTTTACTTGCCCATTACTTCGTCAAAGCTTCGATActtcgtaattttttttttttttaaactgaaCTTTGCTTAACTGAACTCAATTGAAGTGATAATGGGCTGATCTAGACGGAATCGATTTTTTATGTTAATCTGTTACGAAACTCACTAACTGAAATGTATTGAACTAGAATTTAACAGGGCCTCAGTTCAAGCATTGTGAGTTGCATGTGAAAGTTTTATGTTTTGTACTTGTGCATTACTACTTACTAGTGACTAGTAGACCTTGCAAAAAGATCATGCGAGTTAAGTTCAAGCCACTGCAGGTGCACTATTATCACTTCATTTCTAGAATGTGTCAGTTCATGTTTGGTTCTTTCAGTCCGGGGTGATTTTGGGTCATAGTTATTAgtttttttgtttcaaatcagtCATATTTGGGTTAGGCCAGTTTTAACCAAGCGAGCCAGTATAGCGCAAACTACAAACTTACTATTGAATGGTCCCGTCAGCATGCCGAGTAACATACTTTCCAGCTTGTTGAAATGAaagttttttctattttttagCTGCATAATGTTGCTGGAGGGACACCAAAGGATCGTTTTAGTCTTCAGTTCTTCACAATATCATCAATAATATacctttttgatttttgattccaTTTCAGTCTTGATATGACCTTTATTTCCCGTTATATCTATTCCCCACTTCTTTTTCAACAACCTTGCCACCTGGCAATAATTTGTACTTATGAGCTAAACAGAATAAGTCACCGTCAATATTGATTGATTGTTGTCGTAAAGGTGAAAACATAATGTTGTTTACAAACTCTAGTAAGCAGCATTACGATCAATGTATGGATGTGAAAATGTCTCTTCTGTGCTGCATTTATTCTTTGGATTTGCCTCAGGCGTGTAACTTATTTACTATTTAGTTGCCATAACTTAAAACAACTCAAAATCATATATGAGACGATCTTAGAATAGTCTTTACTTCCTAAAGAGGTTTTGTACTTTTTTATCAATACTCCTTAGGCTCAATTTTCTCATTGAATCCTTGTTTAACTCTCTTTCAAAGGTTTGCCatatttttttgtgtgtgtggtTGTGGTAGACTGGTAGGGGTGGGGGTGCGCAAAATTTGTGATTTTCTCTATACTTTCATTGAATATTTAGCAACTATTGTATATTTTGCTAGGCCTAAGGCCATAATTGCCAGAGTTCCCCTCCTCTTACTGCATCATAGGGATGATAAGTGTTTGTAACTAAAGTGATTGTTTCAACCAGCCTTGGATGAGCAGAGCATATGATCCATGTACGGAGACGTACTCAAGTGAATATTTCAACCTTCCTGAAGTTCAAGATGCTATGCATGCTAATGTTACCAAAGTTGCTTATCCATGGAGCACTTGCAGGTAGGTTACTATAGCTTAAAACTTTGCGGTAGTCTAGTACTGTGATTTGTTATGATTAACGATAATTAAACCTCCATAATTTCAGTGATATAGTAGGAACTTATTGGGCTGATTCACCACTTTCAATGCTTCCAATTTACAAAGAACTCATGGAGGCTGGTTTGCGGATATGGGTATTTAGGTAATTTACTGCTCTTGTAGTCTTCTGTACAAAATTTTCAGTGTCTGAATGCTGAACTGCCTGAGAATACTCCATTTGTCCAAGAGACCGTTTTTCTTCGCTTCCAATTTAGGGGTATCCCAGAACGACTGTTTGTACAGGCACTGATTGTTATACGAGAGGAGTTAACATTTACTCTTTAGCCAAACATTATCGTGCACATGTCAGCTAACTTAGCTGATAAGTCAACGAGTCATGGTATTGACGACCTGTTTTGGAAAACTGTCAACATCAAAACTACCCTTGTGGCTCACTTTACGACCCAAATTaaagaaagcgaaatcaaacaGTCACTCAGGGACAGGGGGAGTAATTGACTAGTACAGTAGTACTTATTACTAGTTTTGCCTTTTCGGttctttttttcatatttttgtaATTTCAATACCTTCATGATGTTTATGTGAACTTTTTTATTAGTTTCTCTTTGATGTAGTCCAGGATATGATTTCTTGTTTAGTAAACTGAACTAATCAAGCCGGACTTCTAATTCGTGCAGCGGGGACACTGACTCAGTAGTACCCGTAACTgcaacccgatactcgatcgatgCGTTGAAACTCCCTACTGTGATCAAGTGGTACCCTTGGTATGACAGGGGAACGGTAAGTCCTTGAACAAGTCCATGCCAATTTCTTCTAAAAATCAATTACCAAAATCATTTTGAAAAGTTTCATCCTTTGGTTTTCATCAGGTTGGTGGATGGAGCCAAGTGTACAAGGGTTTAACCTTTGTGACGGTTACCGGAGCAGGACATGAAGTCCCTCTTCATCGTCCTCGACAAGCCTTCATTCTTTTCAACCATTTCCTCAAGAACAAATCCATGCCATTTGTCTAAAACACTACCCAAGTGAACAATCTATTAAACAAAACTATTACTGAATTGCTTATTTTATTGGGGGTCTGGGAAACCAAAACAAATAAAACCCCTAATTCTTTGCTCATATATCATATTTCAtagttgttcttttagtttggaCATCATTTCTTTTTTTGCATTATTTTTTTGAGGCAAATGTATCATATGATAATTTTTCCGTCAATCGCAGTCTTtttttccctctttctttttgaCAAAGTATACTTGCATATATCTAAAACTAGGTACCGGCAGTTTGTCATGCTCCCTCCAATCAAACCAGGGTAGTCTAGGTCGAACTATAAGGCTGCCGTAACAAGTGGTAATCAAATTACACGACGAACGTGTACGACCACAATCACTCCCTGAAtcataaatgtgcacatcccccttgtgacgggtccAGAAGGGGAGACTCAACGGACGGCCCTCCTAGTACGACGGTGTCAAAGGAACCCAATTACTCGTACCAGTACCCCAACAACAAAGTCCACGCCAAGTCAATTATACTCACTAGAAGACCAATATCACAATTATACTACATCGATATCCATATTCCTCATCATATACTACAATTTATTGTCACATAAACCAACAATAACCATAAGACTCTTAATATAAGAACACATAAACAACACAAAATCCTAAGAGCTAGTAGAGAAAGTCTCTACCTTTTAGCATTTTTTCAAAGCTAGCAACAATCAAAAGCGGTCCATGAATCAACAACCAAGCAATCAAACCGATTCTTCACAAATCCGGCACCTATATGAACATATGAACATATAATATACTAATTCCCCAAAATCTAGGGTTTGGTCTCATAAGACTCAACAACATAAGaaaatgttaggttcatatacctattattagacttttctaatgatgaactaattaacattttaatatgagttctaaggatctagtgcatgcataactaaataagataaaaataagtaaacaatggttcttacattgtttttGGTTCGAAAattagggcacaaataaggtcaccttccttatttgttcttgaacttaaatgtaatggatgatcctccaaaatcccaaatatagagatcctcctcttgttgcacccaaaataaaaacccttaaactagtatattaactaactagattaatatactagtatccttaaaataattctaataatattcttattactacactagtaatcttatatattGATATTAGAATTTTAGATGAACAATTTTAGAGTTTCTAAACCATTTTAGATAGATGTGTTTTTGGAGAAGATGAATAAGACTGATGTAAAATTGCCTAGCTCAAAAATAGAGAACAAATTCTCTATTTGATGAAGGGGTGCCGGTTTAGGGGGGTctagaaggccaatgcatggccttctccCTTTTCCTTTCTCTTTTCTGAATCCATAGGTATGTAAGGCTATTATAGAGTAGGAATGATTATGTCAATTTTAACTATTAAAATGAATCACCCACTATCCACTACaacccctccattttcggtccattacataaaatggacatccattttattttgtcaatttgtcatttgtcacacaatgtgtcacatgtagcatgtttttaattaattctaatgcatatttaacatatTAAATATCATCaccactaaactaaaagaataagaaatccTGAATGTTTTCCCGCTCAATTGATTGACTATAGTGGTGGGTCATGCTAAATAttaatctagtatatatataaaagagagttttttcaagtgattctagagcgtccacatcatcaaaaaataatttaggaaagttttataaataatattttccacataaaaaataaagtggagaatcttttaattattataatatctatatttcctattttatattcatgagaagtttctaatttttatataaaaactttgacatttcatttggcaaaaaaatgttgttataaaaattatgaagataatataattagattcgtggtaaaaaatgatttcattagagtatagatttcatatgatttgcacatacgagtattaaagatggtgtacttcttttaatatgttatatgtcccacattgaaaaacaatgttagtgtggtgattataatacgtataaattatagaattgtcccacatcgaaagattaatataaggtgggtgatcctatgattataaatagaagtcatcattggaacctatataACAACCAAAAACTTTTTGAGCCTCTTcagtattgttttggagagctcttaagagtttatatcattatcttcacagtatgatatattaatattttttctatattatgtattatattcaaatgatgtttataatctttatataaaaccttatacatctcatttgccaaaacattattagtaaaaaaaaaacatacgaatattaataaatagtacttcctccattcaagaccaaatacaacattttcatttacacacttgccaagacacaaattacaacgtaaatatctttaagtttacattataaaaaatttaaaaatttgatattctcattgtactttataggtgaaGCAAATAATATTCCACATGACCATATTCCGTCTTACGTATTGCAAGGAATCAtaaagattctattcgttcatgaataatgtaaaaaaaaaaagaatgttgtatttggtcttgaatcgagggagtatagtatttgctcattattattaacccgagttagatgtcgaattatgtgcgaaaaagatggtgtatttctaagtatgttatttgtcccacatttaaaaatatgttggtgtggtgaatatattacgtataaataatagaattgtcccacatcgaaagtttagcataaggtgggtgatcatatgattataaatagaagaaatccttagaacctaaattccaacccaaaaccttctgagtatcttaagcattgtcttggagagctcttaagagtttatatcattatctccatgatatgatatatattttttttttatattatgtccaagtgatgtttataatttttgtataaaaacttatacatctcatttaacaaattaaagtaacataattttttttttgaaaaattatataattagattcgtgttaaataaatgctagcattagaatatagtatcatattatttacaCATATTTTAATTACGATAGGAAGTTAAAAAAATGTactatacgaatattaataaatagtatagtattttcttattattattaaactgagttagatgtcgaattaggtgcgaaaaagatagtgtatttctaagtatattgtttatcctacattgaaaaataatgtaggtgtggtaaatatactacatataaatagttgaattgtcccacattagaagattatcatgaggtgacgtatcacatgattataaatatgagtcatatttgaaacttagTGGTATCAACcaaaaatcttttgaatcgcttgaaaattatcttagagagttcttataagagtttgtattagtggcaaaccttagttacaacaatactATACAgatattaatcacgtagatatttataaaagcgattatatattattatattagtgatattataatgtttattttaagacaatcgatagtataataactttatttaagacaaaatcataattaaaaaataaaatggatgctaaatatacataaattagttattaatgtgtcatataatgataatctcggcaataaaatagaaaatttatgaattataatacaatcaagtgttgcataaaaagatcttgaatcaacaaacaaatcaataatgagcttttttactttgataaatagtagaattaaatatttttaactttcaaatataggtaattattatgcctcattacatttgagtaactaaaacacatcataatttttaaccaataatcaaaatcgcaccagaaaaagaaaatattttgcatttgtttatacatttgattgctccctcaattacaccttaaaagtcgtgttaggaaaaaaaatgtaatttaaatcatatcttttgtacatattttaattatgacaaaaaatggaaaaaaaacgtacaaatataaatagatagtataatattttctcattattaaatcgggttggatatcgaaataggtgtaaaaaagatggtgtactttttcgtgtgttatttgtcccacattgaaaaataacgtaggtgtggtaaatatactacatataaatagttgaattgtcccatatcagaaaattatcataaggtgggcatgttaaaaattaatttaggaaagtatcataaataatattttttgatgtaatAAATAAActgagaatcttttaattattataatatttatttcctatattatattcaagtgatgtttctaatttttatataaaaaaattttacatttcatttggaaaaaatatcattaagaaaattatgaaaataacataattttattcgtggtaaaaatgatatcattagcatgtagatttcatataatttgtacatatataaaattgtgtacttcttagtatgttgttatatgtcccacattgaaaaataatgtaggattatataaaaataatagaattgtcccacatcgaaagattaacataagatatagtggtcttatgattataaatatgaggcatccttggaacttagttaTCAACCTAACATCctttgcgtctcttaaataagatgttttgacttttgatcatatctaaataaatgattagacataagatgtaaatattaagaccttataaccatttttttttttgctaagttaattaccccgt
Encoded here:
- the LOC141600087 gene encoding serine carboxypeptidase-like 27, whose protein sequence is MVNLYVTVFILLLLNCCNVILADQNEDKITYLPGQPENADFAQYSGYVTVNNSAGRALFYWLIESPSYSDTNPLVLWLNGGPGCSSVAYGAAEEIGPFHIQNDGNTLYLNPFSWNKLANLLFLESPAGVGFSYSNTSSDLYTAGDSSTAEDSYTFLLRWFDRFPQYKYREFYIAGESYAGHYVPQLSQLIYRRNKGIVNPIINFKGFMVGNAVIDDYHDYIGTFEYWWTHALISDSTYRNLRNSCLSGSSQHPSAICNKALDASDAEFGNIDPYSIFTRPCNSTTTLKRRLRGRYPWMSRAYDPCTETYSSEYFNLPEVQDAMHANVTKVAYPWSTCSDIVGTYWADSPLSMLPIYKELMEAGLRIWVFSGDTDSVVPVTATRYSIDALKLPTVIKWYPWYDRGTVGGWSQVYKGLTFVTVTGAGHEVPLHRPRQAFILFNHFLKNKSMPFV